The Novosphingobium terrae genome has a window encoding:
- a CDS encoding acyl-CoA thioesterase encodes MSNHFTQTFTAGPEHIDILGHVNNAVWVQWMEAIAVAHWESDARPEDVATYIWVVTRHEIDYRGNIREGESVVARTFIPDPPKAARFDRRVDFCRLGEHKPIVSARTTWAMIDLASGRLCRIPPEVAEPFKGWKED; translated from the coding sequence TTGAGCAACCATTTCACCCAGACCTTCACCGCAGGGCCCGAGCATATCGATATCCTCGGCCATGTGAACAATGCGGTCTGGGTGCAATGGATGGAAGCCATCGCGGTGGCGCATTGGGAAAGCGACGCGCGGCCCGAGGATGTGGCCACCTATATCTGGGTCGTGACCCGCCACGAGATCGACTATCGCGGCAACATCCGCGAGGGCGAGAGCGTGGTGGCGCGGACCTTTATTCCTGATCCTCCGAAGGCGGCGCGGTTTGATCGTCGGGTGGATTTCTGCCGTTTGGGGGAGCACAAGCCCATCGTGTCTGCCCGCACGACATGGGCGATGATTGATCTCGCCAGCGGCAGGTTGTGCCGGATTCCGCCTGAGGTGGCTGAGCCTTTCAAGGGGTGGAAAGAGGATTAA
- a CDS encoding RlmE family RNA methyltransferase, whose product MSRSGRDPNERLRTAKKRTASSARWLTRQLNDPYVKKAKADGYRSRAAYKLMELDDKFGLVKGSRRVVDLGVAPGGWTQVVRQRSPQAGVVGIDLLPTDPIEGAVLFEMDFMADEAPGALMEALGGAPDLVISDMAANTVGHKQTDHLRTMGLVETAADFAIQQLSKGGAFVAKVLAGGTDPTLLALLKKHFTTVKHAKPPASRKDSSEWYVIAQGFKGRAEEEEVGEE is encoded by the coding sequence ATGAGCCGTTCAGGCCGCGACCCCAATGAGCGCCTGCGCACCGCCAAGAAGCGCACCGCCTCCTCCGCCCGCTGGCTGACCCGCCAGCTCAACGATCCCTATGTGAAAAAGGCCAAGGCCGACGGCTATCGCAGCCGCGCCGCCTACAAGCTGATGGAGCTGGATGACAAGTTCGGCCTCGTGAAGGGCTCGCGCCGGGTGGTGGACCTTGGCGTGGCGCCCGGCGGCTGGACTCAGGTGGTGCGCCAGCGCTCGCCTCAGGCAGGCGTGGTCGGCATCGATCTGCTGCCCACCGATCCCATCGAGGGCGCCGTGCTGTTCGAGATGGACTTTATGGCCGACGAGGCCCCCGGCGCGCTGATGGAGGCGCTGGGCGGGGCTCCGGATCTGGTGATCTCCGATATGGCCGCCAACACGGTGGGCCATAAGCAGACGGACCATCTGCGCACGATGGGTCTGGTGGAAACCGCTGCCGATTTTGCGATCCAGCAATTGTCGAAGGGCGGGGCCTTTGTGGCCAAGGTTCTGGCCGGCGGCACCGATCCTACGCTGCTGGCGCTGCTGAAGAAGCATTTCACCACGGTGAAGCACGCCAAGCCGCCTGCGAGCCGCAAGGATTCCTCCGAGTGGTATGTGATCGCTCAGGGGTTCAAGGGGCGGGCTGAAGAGGAAGAAGTCGGGGAAGAGTGA
- the rpoC gene encoding DNA-directed RNA polymerase subunit beta': MNDLTKFTNQMAKPETFDQIQIGLASPERIRSWSFGEIKKPETINYRTFKPERDGLFCARIFGPVKDYECLCGKYKRMKYKGVVCEKCGVEVTVTKVRRERMGHIELAAPVAHIWFLKSLPSRIGLLLDMQLKNLERILYFESYVVIEPGLTPLEKYQLLTEDELLDYQDEYGEDSFSAGIGAEAVKHMLMALDMVQEKEDLLQELATTKSELKPKKIIKRLKVVESFIDSGNRPEWMILDVVPVIPPDLRPLVPLDGGRFATSDLNDLYRRVINRNNRLKRLIELRAPDIIVRNEKRMLQEAVDALFDNGRRGRVITGANKRPLKSLSDMLKGKQGRFRQNLLGKRVDYSGRSVIVTGPELKLHQCGLPKKMALELFKPFIYARLDAKGLSMTLKQAKKWVEKERKEVWDILDEVIREHPVMLNRAPTLHRLGIQAFEPVLIEGKAIQLHPLVCSAFNADFDGDQMAVHVPLSLEAQLEARVLMMSTNNILSPANGKPIIVPSQDMVLGIYYLSMDRIGEPGEGQLLADMAEVHQALDSGVVTLHSKVIARVPQTDENGKTYLKRFETTPGRMLIGECLPKSHKVPFDVVNRLLTKKDVGDVIDEVYRHTGQKDTVLFADAIMSLGFRHAFRAGISFGKDDMIIPDTKDEFVDQTKALVADYEQQYQDGLITQQEKYNKVIDAWSRCGDQVAAAMMDEIKATPLDDDGRQKPINSIYMMSHSGARGSPTQMKQLAGMRGLMAKPSGEIIETPIISNFKEGLTVLEYFNSTHGARKGLADTALKTANSGYLTRRLVDVSQDCVVIVNDCGTERALEMRAIVQGGSTIASLAERILGRTLAEDILAKDGSVIVAKGTLLDEPAVARIEAAGTQSARIRSPLVCEAQQGVCGTCYGRDLARGTPVNIGEAVGVIAAQSIGEPGTQLTMRTFHIGGAAQVNEQSNLEALCDGTVVYRDIPTITDKRNRRLSLARNGEVVVIDTDGRERALHRVPYGTHLIFENGAEIKQGDRLAEWDPFTTPMITEKSGVVKYQDLIDGRTMTEQTDEATGMSSRVVTENRATSRSKKEDLRPRLTLLDDASGEAARYMLAPGTTLSVEDGQSVEAGDVVARASREAAKTRDITGGLPRVAELFEARIPKDNAIIAKISGRIEFVRDYKAKRKIAIVPEEGETVEYLIPKSKVIDVQEGDWVKKGDNLISGSPNPHDILEVLGVEALAEYLCSEIQEVYRLQGVKINDKHIEVIVRQMLQKVEITAGGDTTLLPGEQVDLEEMLETNAKLTEGQIPAEGKPVLLGITKASLQTRSFISAASFQETTRVLTQAAVEGKRDSLIGLKENVIVGRLIPAGTGAGMNRMRVTASSRDAALRASYRKLQGHLIAPATAAEEHAAELAQGPEAAGIVDPLGAVEGTTHGTDADAGDYLIKGDEAE; encoded by the coding sequence ATGAACGACCTGACCAAATTCACCAACCAGATGGCCAAGCCCGAGACCTTCGATCAGATTCAGATCGGTCTCGCTTCGCCTGAGCGTATCCGCAGCTGGTCCTTCGGCGAGATCAAGAAGCCGGAAACCATCAACTACCGCACGTTCAAGCCCGAGCGTGACGGCCTGTTCTGCGCCCGCATCTTCGGCCCCGTGAAGGACTATGAGTGCCTTTGCGGTAAGTACAAGCGCATGAAGTACAAGGGCGTCGTCTGCGAAAAGTGCGGCGTCGAAGTCACCGTGACCAAGGTGCGCCGTGAGCGCATGGGCCACATCGAACTGGCCGCCCCGGTCGCGCACATCTGGTTCCTCAAGTCGCTGCCTTCGCGCATCGGCCTGCTGCTCGACATGCAGCTCAAGAACCTTGAGCGCATCCTGTACTTCGAGTCCTATGTGGTCATCGAGCCGGGCCTGACCCCGCTTGAGAAGTACCAGCTGCTGACCGAAGACGAGCTGCTCGACTATCAGGACGAGTATGGCGAGGACAGCTTCAGCGCCGGCATCGGCGCCGAGGCGGTCAAGCACATGCTGATGGCTCTGGACATGGTGCAGGAGAAGGAAGACCTCCTTCAGGAACTGGCCACCACCAAGTCCGAACTGAAGCCCAAGAAGATCATCAAGCGCCTGAAGGTGGTTGAGAGCTTCATCGATTCGGGCAACCGCCCCGAGTGGATGATCCTCGACGTGGTGCCGGTCATTCCGCCAGATCTGCGCCCGCTGGTGCCGCTGGACGGTGGCCGCTTCGCAACCTCGGATCTCAACGATCTGTATCGCCGCGTGATCAACCGTAACAACCGCCTGAAGCGCCTGATCGAACTGCGCGCGCCCGACATCATCGTGCGCAACGAAAAGCGCATGCTGCAGGAAGCCGTTGACGCCCTGTTCGACAACGGTCGCCGTGGCCGCGTCATCACCGGTGCCAACAAGCGTCCTCTGAAGTCGCTGTCCGACATGCTCAAGGGCAAGCAGGGCCGCTTCCGTCAGAACCTGCTCGGCAAGCGCGTCGACTATTCGGGCCGTTCGGTCATCGTTACCGGCCCGGAACTCAAGCTGCATCAGTGCGGCCTGCCCAAGAAGATGGCTCTCGAGCTGTTCAAGCCCTTCATCTACGCCCGTCTGGACGCCAAGGGTCTCTCCATGACCCTGAAGCAGGCCAAGAAGTGGGTCGAGAAGGAGCGCAAGGAAGTCTGGGACATCCTGGATGAGGTGATCCGCGAGCACCCCGTCATGCTCAACCGTGCGCCCACGCTGCACCGTCTGGGCATTCAGGCTTTCGAGCCCGTGCTGATCGAGGGCAAGGCGATCCAGCTGCACCCGTTGGTCTGCTCGGCCTTCAACGCCGACTTCGACGGTGACCAGATGGCCGTCCACGTCCCGCTCTCACTGGAAGCCCAGCTTGAAGCGCGCGTGCTGATGATGTCGACCAACAACATCCTCTCGCCCGCCAACGGCAAGCCGATCATCGTGCCCTCGCAGGACATGGTGCTGGGCATCTATTACCTCTCGATGGACCGCATCGGCGAGCCCGGCGAGGGCCAGCTGCTGGCCGACATGGCCGAGGTGCATCAGGCGCTGGATTCGGGCGTTGTCACCCTGCACTCCAAGGTGATCGCGCGCGTTCCGCAGACCGACGAGAACGGCAAGACCTACCTGAAGCGTTTCGAGACGACTCCGGGCCGTATGCTCATCGGCGAATGCCTGCCCAAGAGCCACAAGGTGCCCTTCGACGTCGTCAACCGCCTCCTCACCAAGAAGGACGTGGGCGACGTGATCGACGAGGTGTATCGTCACACCGGCCAGAAGGACACGGTGCTCTTCGCCGACGCCATCATGTCGCTGGGCTTCCGTCACGCTTTCCGTGCCGGCATCTCCTTCGGCAAGGACGACATGATCATCCCTGACACCAAGGATGAATTCGTCGACCAGACCAAGGCGCTGGTGGCTGACTATGAGCAGCAGTATCAGGACGGTCTGATCACCCAGCAGGAAAAGTACAACAAGGTCATCGACGCCTGGAGCCGTTGCGGCGACCAGGTGGCCGCGGCCATGATGGACGAAATTAAGGCCACCCCGCTGGATGATGACGGCCGTCAGAAGCCGATCAACTCGATCTACATGATGAGCCACTCGGGCGCGCGTGGTTCGCCAACCCAGATGAAGCAGCTCGCCGGTATGCGCGGCCTGATGGCCAAGCCTTCGGGCGAGATCATCGAGACGCCGATCATCTCGAACTTCAAGGAAGGTCTGACCGTTCTTGAATACTTCAACTCGACCCACGGCGCTCGTAAGGGCCTGGCGGACACCGCGTTGAAGACGGCGAACTCGGGTTACCTCACGCGTCGTCTGGTCGACGTGTCGCAGGACTGCGTGGTGATCGTGAACGATTGCGGCACCGAGCGGGCGCTGGAAATGCGCGCGATCGTGCAGGGCGGTTCGACCATCGCCTCGCTGGCCGAGCGTATCCTGGGCCGTACCCTGGCCGAGGACATCCTCGCCAAGGACGGCAGCGTCATCGTCGCCAAGGGCACGCTGCTCGACGAGCCCGCCGTGGCCCGTATCGAGGCGGCTGGCACGCAGTCGGCCCGCATCCGCTCGCCGCTGGTCTGCGAAGCCCAGCAGGGCGTCTGCGGCACCTGCTACGGTCGTGACCTTGCTCGCGGTACGCCGGTGAACATCGGTGAAGCTGTCGGCGTGATCGCCGCCCAGTCGATCGGTGAGCCCGGCACGCAGCTGACCATGCGTACGTTCCACATCGGTGGCGCCGCGCAGGTCAACGAGCAGTCGAACCTCGAAGCGCTGTGCGACGGCACCGTGGTCTATCGCGACATCCCGACCATCACCGACAAGCGCAACCGCCGCCTGTCGCTCGCCCGTAACGGCGAGGTCGTGGTGATCGACACCGATGGCCGCGAGCGCGCGCTGCACCGCGTGCCCTACGGCACCCATCTGATCTTCGAGAATGGTGCGGAGATCAAGCAGGGCGACCGTCTGGCCGAGTGGGATCCCTTCACCACCCCGATGATCACTGAAAAGTCGGGCGTCGTGAAGTATCAGGACCTGATCGACGGTCGCACCATGACCGAGCAGACCGACGAAGCCACCGGCATGAGCAGCCGCGTGGTGACCGAGAACCGCGCCACCAGCCGCAGCAAGAAGGAGGACCTGCGTCCTCGTCTGACGCTGCTGGATGACGCCAGCGGTGAAGCCGCGCGCTACATGCTGGCGCCCGGCACCACCCTGTCGGTCGAGGATGGCCAGTCGGTTGAGGCCGGTGACGTGGTGGCCCGTGCCAGCCGCGAAGCCGCCAAGACCCGCGACATCACCGGCGGTCTGCCCCGCGTGGCCGAGCTGTTCGAAGCGCGCATCCCGAAGGACAATGCGATCATCGCAAAGATCTCGGGCCGCATCGAATTCGTTCGCGACTACAAGGCCAAGCGCAAGATCGCGATCGTCCCCGAGGAAGGCGAGACCGTCGAGTACCTGATCCCCAAGAGCAAGGTGATCGACGTTCAGGAAGGCGACTGGGTCAAGAAGGGCGACAACCTCATCAGCGGTTCGCCCAACCCGCATGACATTCTGGAAGTTCTCGGCGTGGAGGCTCTGGCTGAGTACCTCTGCTCGGAAATCCAGGAAGTCTATCGCTTGCAGGGCGTGAAGATCAACGACAAGCACATCGAGGTGATCGTTCGCCAGATGCTGCAGAAGGTTGAGATCACCGCCGGTGGCGACACCACCCTGCTGCCGGGCGAACAGGTCGATCTGGAAGAGATGCTCGAAACCAACGCCAAGCTGACCGAAGGCCAGATCCCGGCCGAGGGCAAGCCGGTGCTGCTGGGCATCACCAAGGCCTCGCTGCAGACGCGTTCGTTCATCTCGGCCGCTTCGTTCCAGGAAACGACCCGCGTGCTCACGCAGGCCGCCGTGGAAGGCAAGCGCGACAGCCTGATCGGTCTGAAGGAAAACGTGATCGTGGGCCGTCTCATCCCCGCTGGTACCGGCGCGGGCATGAACCGCATGCGCGTCACCGCCTCCTCGCGCGATGCCGCGCTGCGTGCCTCCTACCGCAAGCTGCAGGGGCACCTGATCGCCCCGGCAACCGCCGCGGAAGAGCATGCCGCCGAACTGGCGCAGGGGCCTGAGGCCGCTGGCATCGTCGATCCGCTGGGCGCCGTCGAAGGCACCACCCACGGCACCGACGCCGATGCCGGTGATTACCTGATCAAGGGCGATGAGGCCGAATAA
- a CDS encoding FtsK/SpoIIIE family DNA translocase: protein MATRPYSSSGGSRGGPNWRMILRRSVKRSAELLGAGLLVAVMVFTVLSLLSYHQTDPSASTAAAGPVLNWMGRPGAWVAERALFLFGPACILLLPLLLVFARQLWRIAEADAADVEDEDAVPAHHWVRPIAVLVVATGLICSALSLAFADSATSLPASPGGVAGLLGAAVVHGVADLIPAAGRGVFTFICGAVALLAGAALATQVFAIDWIDLISIPLRRRAAARAGLEEDGFDDEDEPAARKAKPATVASSPAKAAPLPDLPFTPDGPAPVIAQRRAPEISDPARAVKQAEFSSLSRQTDLFDSVTLPGLELLADPPADAAQPIDKLALERNARLLETVLDDFNVKGEITGVRTGPVVTSYELEPAPGIKASRVIGLADDVARNMSAISARVSPIPGRTVMAIELPNAVRQMVSFKEMIASETFVGNKGQLPIILGKDIAGEPIVADLATMPHLLVAGTTGSGKSVGLNCILLSLLYRLTPAQCRLILVDPKVLELKSYDAIPHLLSPVVTDPSKAVRALKWAVEEMERRYRQMSEINVRNIVNFNEKVKSAAAKGKPLGRRISIGFDPETGEELFEDKQLDYQVLPLIVVIVDELADLMVTVGKEIEVLIQRLAQKSRAAGIHLIMATQRPSVDVITGVIKANLPTRISFAVTSRIDSRTILGEQGAEQLLGKGDMLFKPSSGPMLRVHGPFVADDEVEKVADHWRLQGAPEYVDSVTEEPEEGSFGFDDLDATASDNPEERKYRQACQIVFESQKASTSWLQRQMGVGYNTAAKWIERMENDGFVGPANHVGRREIYRDKDGQPL from the coding sequence ATGGCAACCAGGCCCTATTCCTCCAGCGGCGGTTCTCGCGGCGGCCCCAACTGGCGCATGATCCTGCGCCGCAGCGTGAAGCGCAGCGCCGAATTGCTGGGCGCGGGGCTGCTGGTGGCGGTGATGGTCTTCACGGTGCTCTCGCTGCTGTCCTATCACCAGACGGACCCTTCGGCCTCCACGGCGGCGGCTGGCCCGGTGCTGAACTGGATGGGGCGGCCCGGAGCATGGGTGGCGGAGCGCGCGCTGTTCCTCTTCGGCCCGGCCTGCATTCTGCTGCTGCCGCTGCTGCTGGTCTTTGCCCGCCAGCTCTGGCGCATTGCCGAGGCCGATGCCGCCGATGTCGAGGATGAGGATGCCGTGCCCGCCCATCACTGGGTGCGCCCGATTGCCGTGCTGGTGGTGGCCACAGGGCTGATCTGCTCGGCCCTGTCGCTGGCCTTTGCCGACAGCGCGACCAGCCTGCCTGCCTCGCCGGGCGGCGTGGCCGGTCTGCTTGGCGCAGCGGTGGTGCATGGGGTGGCAGATCTGATCCCGGCCGCCGGGCGCGGCGTGTTCACCTTTATCTGCGGCGCTGTGGCGCTGCTGGCGGGGGCCGCTCTGGCCACGCAGGTTTTTGCCATCGACTGGATTGACCTGATCTCCATTCCGCTGCGCCGCCGCGCCGCCGCGCGTGCCGGGCTTGAGGAAGACGGCTTCGACGACGAGGACGAGCCTGCCGCGCGCAAGGCCAAGCCCGCCACTGTCGCCAGCAGCCCGGCCAAGGCGGCGCCTTTGCCCGATCTGCCCTTCACGCCCGATGGCCCTGCGCCTGTCATCGCCCAGCGTCGTGCGCCGGAAATCAGCGATCCGGCCCGTGCAGTGAAGCAGGCGGAGTTCTCCAGCCTGTCGCGCCAGACCGATCTATTCGATTCGGTAACGCTGCCCGGCCTCGAACTGCTGGCCGATCCGCCCGCCGATGCCGCCCAGCCCATCGACAAGCTGGCGCTGGAGCGCAATGCCCGCCTGCTCGAAACCGTGCTGGACGATTTCAACGTCAAGGGTGAGATCACCGGCGTGCGCACCGGCCCGGTCGTCACCAGCTATGAACTGGAGCCCGCGCCCGGCATCAAGGCCAGCCGCGTGATCGGTCTGGCCGATGACGTCGCCCGCAACATGAGCGCCATTTCCGCCCGCGTCTCGCCGATTCCGGGCCGCACCGTGATGGCCATTGAGCTGCCCAATGCGGTGCGCCAAATGGTCAGCTTCAAGGAGATGATCGCCAGCGAGACCTTCGTGGGCAACAAGGGCCAGCTGCCGATCATCCTCGGCAAGGACATTGCCGGTGAGCCCATCGTGGCCGATCTGGCCACCATGCCTCACCTGCTGGTGGCGGGCACCACCGGTTCGGGTAAGTCGGTGGGGCTGAACTGCATTCTGCTCTCGCTGCTTTACCGCCTGACGCCTGCCCAGTGCCGCCTGATCCTTGTCGATCCCAAGGTGCTGGAACTCAAGAGCTACGATGCCATCCCCCACCTGCTCAGCCCGGTGGTGACGGACCCGTCCAAGGCCGTGCGCGCCCTGAAATGGGCCGTGGAGGAGATGGAGCGCCGCTATCGCCAGATGAGCGAAATCAACGTGCGCAACATCGTCAACTTCAACGAGAAGGTGAAAAGCGCCGCCGCCAAGGGCAAGCCTTTGGGCCGCCGCATCTCGATCGGCTTCGATCCGGAAACCGGCGAGGAATTGTTCGAGGACAAGCAGCTCGATTATCAGGTGCTGCCGCTGATCGTGGTGATCGTCGACGAGCTGGCCGATTTGATGGTCACCGTCGGCAAGGAGATCGAGGTGCTGATCCAGCGTCTGGCGCAGAAATCGCGCGCCGCCGGTATCCACCTGATCATGGCCACGCAGCGCCCCTCGGTCGACGTCATCACCGGCGTGATCAAGGCCAACCTGCCCACGCGTATCTCCTTCGCCGTGACCAGTCGCATCGATTCCCGTACCATCCTTGGCGAGCAGGGCGCCGAGCAATTGCTGGGCAAGGGCGATATGCTGTTCAAGCCGTCATCCGGGCCTATGCTGCGCGTCCACGGTCCCTTCGTGGCCGACGATGAGGTGGAGAAGGTCGCCGATCACTGGCGTCTGCAAGGCGCACCCGAGTATGTGGATTCGGTGACGGAAGAGCCCGAAGAAGGCTCCTTCGGCTTCGACGACCTCGACGCCACCGCCAGCGACAATCCCGAAGAGCGCAAATACCGTCAGGCCTGCCAGATCGTGTTCGAGAGCCAGAAGGCCTCGACCAGCTGGCTGCAGCGCCAGATGGGCGTGGGCTACAACACCGCCGCCAAGTGGATCGAGCGGATGGAGAATGATGGCTTCGTTGGCCCAGCGAACCATGTTGGGCGTCGCGAGATTTACCGCGATAAGGATGGGCAGCCTTTGTAA
- a CDS encoding Ppx/GppA phosphatase family protein produces the protein MADQHPPAKRNKVRKHGGKRKRHARKTSGASTPSGANRAIAGGRPDGVAAPQAPRSAPGPADNRAPSGATQPDPGNAPGRERRRADSNREGVGRDGGRPAPARQTPPRVASARPGAPRQSYAAIDLGTNNCRLLIARPAGDSFVVVDAFSRVVRLGEGLAQTGRLSDQAMDRALNALRVCAEKLKRRNVHLARSVATEACRRASNGPAFIERVRAETGIRLDIISAREEARLAVLGCHILLEPGPGPALVFDIGGGSTELVLVETIPGSDAPPIIRDWVSVPWGVVSLTETCVGEGQDEQARIDRYAEMRGRVDDSFADFARRIDPFREAATEGGPGGPLRLLGTSGTVTTLASVHLDLPQYDRSAVDGVIVPAKSMHGITTRLSTMALARRRELPCIGRERADLVVAGCAILESILELWPAHRLGVADRGIREGILRSLIGTDDTTPAPAAGPMEKRR, from the coding sequence ATGGCGGACCAACATCCGCCGGCAAAACGCAACAAGGTTCGCAAGCACGGGGGTAAACGCAAGCGGCACGCGCGCAAGACCAGCGGCGCATCCACCCCTTCCGGCGCGAACCGGGCCATTGCCGGTGGCCGTCCGGACGGCGTGGCCGCGCCTCAAGCGCCCCGCTCCGCCCCCGGCCCGGCCGATAACAGAGCGCCTTCGGGCGCGACACAACCCGATCCTGGCAATGCGCCGGGCAGGGAACGCAGACGTGCGGACAGCAACCGTGAAGGTGTGGGGCGCGATGGAGGAAGGCCTGCGCCTGCCCGCCAGACCCCGCCGCGCGTGGCTTCGGCCCGGCCCGGGGCGCCGCGCCAATCCTATGCCGCGATCGATCTGGGCACCAACAACTGCCGCCTGCTGATCGCGCGCCCGGCGGGCGACAGCTTTGTGGTGGTCGATGCCTTCAGCCGCGTGGTGCGGTTGGGCGAGGGGCTGGCCCAGACCGGGCGGCTCTCCGATCAGGCGATGGATCGGGCGCTCAATGCGCTGCGCGTCTGCGCCGAAAAGCTGAAGCGCCGCAACGTCCATCTGGCCCGCTCGGTTGCGACCGAAGCCTGCCGCCGCGCCAGCAACGGCCCCGCCTTTATCGAGCGCGTGCGCGCCGAAACCGGTATCCGGCTGGACATCATCTCGGCCCGCGAAGAGGCGCGCCTCGCCGTGCTGGGCTGCCATATATTGCTGGAACCCGGCCCCGGCCCGGCGCTGGTCTTCGACATTGGCGGCGGCTCGACCGAGCTGGTGCTGGTGGAAACCATCCCCGGCAGCGATGCTCCGCCGATCATTCGCGACTGGGTGAGCGTGCCCTGGGGCGTGGTCTCGCTGACGGAAACCTGCGTGGGCGAAGGACAGGACGAACAGGCCCGCATCGACCGCTACGCCGAAATGCGCGGCCGCGTGGACGACAGCTTCGCCGATTTCGCCCGCCGCATCGACCCGTTCCGCGAGGCCGCGACCGAAGGCGGCCCCGGCGGCCCGCTGCGCCTGCTGGGCACCAGCGGCACGGTCACCACGCTGGCCAGCGTCCATCTCGACTTGCCACAATATGACCGCAGCGCCGTGGATGGCGTGATCGTGCCCGCCAAAAGCATGCATGGCATCACCACGCGCCTCTCCACCATGGCCCTCGCGCGCCGCCGCGAGCTGCCCTGCATCGGGCGTGAGCGCGCCGATCTGGTGGTGGCGGGCTGCGCGATCCTTGAATCGATCCTCGAACTGTGGCCCGCTCACCGCCTCGGCGTGGCCGACCGCGGCATCCGCGAGGGCATCCTGCGCAGCCTGATCGGCACCGACGACACAACACCCGCTCCCGCAGCGGGCCCCATGGAGAAACGCCGATGA